The Clostridium chauvoei genome has a window encoding:
- a CDS encoding ribose-phosphate diphosphokinase has translation MITHGKNIKIFTGNAHPELAKEIAEILGIPLGKAKVSTFSDGEISVDIDETVRGADVFVVQSTSSPVNDNLMELLIMIDAFKRASAGRITVVMPYYGYARQDRKAKSRDPITAKLVADLLTAAGAHRVLTMDLHAAQIQGYFNIPVDHLLGSPILAKYFVSKGFDEDDDVVVVSPDLGSVTRARKFADKLQAPIAIIDKRRPKANVSEIMNIIGDVKGKRCILIDDMIDTAGTIANAANALKDLGAKNVYACCTHGVLSGPAFERINNSAIEELIMLNTIKLPEKNDLAKFNSLSVAPLFAEAIKRIYDDQPISKLFES, from the coding sequence ATGATAACCCATGGAAAAAATATTAAAATATTTACTGGAAATGCACATCCAGAATTAGCAAAGGAAATTGCAGAGATACTTGGAATTCCTTTAGGTAAAGCAAAAGTTTCAACATTTAGCGATGGAGAAATATCTGTTGATATTGATGAAACAGTTAGAGGTGCTGATGTGTTTGTAGTACAATCAACTAGTTCTCCTGTAAATGATAATCTAATGGAACTTTTAATAATGATAGATGCTTTTAAAAGAGCATCAGCTGGTAGAATAACAGTTGTTATGCCTTACTATGGTTATGCTAGACAAGATAGAAAAGCAAAATCAAGAGACCCAATAACAGCTAAGTTAGTTGCTGACCTTTTAACAGCAGCAGGAGCTCATAGAGTCTTAACTATGGATTTACATGCAGCTCAAATACAAGGTTACTTTAATATACCGGTAGATCACTTATTAGGATCACCAATATTAGCTAAATATTTTGTTTCAAAAGGCTTTGATGAAGATGATGATGTAGTTGTTGTTTCACCAGACTTAGGTAGTGTAACAAGAGCAAGAAAATTTGCAGATAAGTTACAAGCACCTATAGCAATAATAGATAAAAGAAGACCAAAAGCAAATGTTTCAGAGATAATGAATATAATTGGAGATGTAAAAGGAAAGAGATGTATTCTTATTGATGATATGATTGATACTGCAGGAACTATTGCAAATGCAGCAAATGCTCTTAAAGATCTTGGAGCAAAAAATGTATATGCATGTTGTACACATGGAGTATTATCAGGACCAGCTTTTGAAAGAATAAATAACTCAGCTATAGAGGAATTAATAATGTTAAATACAATAAAGTTACCAGAAAAAAATGATTTAGCTAAATTTAATTCTTTATCAGTAGCTCCTTTATTTGCAGAAGCAATTAAGAGAATATATGATGACCAACCTATAAGTAAATTATTTGAATCTTAG
- the glmU gene encoding bifunctional UDP-N-acetylglucosamine diphosphorylase/glucosamine-1-phosphate N-acetyltransferase GlmU has translation MYKCALILAAGQGTRIKSDLPKVLHKVAGKEMVNHVIDTMRKAKIQDVNVIIGKGAELVKKNTESRTVSYSVQAEQLGTGHAVKCAIDFLKDKKGTVGIFCGDAPLIKSETVERLFEEHENNNNSATLLTSIVEDPTGYGRVIRENDEVLKIVEHKDCNEEELKVNEMNAALYCFNIEELLESLDKLSNNNNQGEYYLTDVIGILKEQGKKVGAVVIDYEETIGVNSRVQLAEAEQILRNRINLRHMTNGVTLIDPSSTYIGDDVIIGKDTIIYPGNVIEGNTIIGERVMLYPNSRIKDSQIDEEVEVQSSVILDSKIGANTTVGPFAYIRPESVIGKSARIGDFVEIKKSTIGDNTKVSHLTYIGDAEVGSACNFGCGTVVVNYDGKDKYKTIIGDNSFIGCNTNLVSPVKVGDNTYIAAGSTITNEVKEGDLAIARAKQRNIEGWVARRGLTNK, from the coding sequence ATGTATAAATGTGCGCTAATTTTAGCAGCAGGCCAAGGAACTAGAATTAAGTCTGATTTACCTAAGGTGTTACATAAGGTAGCAGGAAAAGAAATGGTTAATCATGTAATAGATACTATGAGAAAAGCTAAAATACAAGATGTAAATGTAATAATAGGAAAAGGTGCAGAGCTTGTAAAGAAAAATACTGAATCAAGAACTGTAAGTTATTCAGTACAAGCAGAGCAATTAGGAACAGGACACGCAGTAAAGTGTGCTATAGATTTCTTAAAAGATAAAAAAGGAACAGTAGGAATTTTCTGTGGAGATGCTCCTTTAATAAAGAGTGAAACTGTAGAAAGACTATTTGAAGAACATGAAAATAATAATAATAGTGCTACTCTTTTAACATCTATTGTAGAAGATCCAACAGGATATGGAAGAGTTATAAGAGAAAATGATGAAGTATTAAAGATAGTAGAGCATAAAGACTGTAACGAAGAAGAGCTTAAAGTAAATGAAATGAATGCAGCTTTATATTGTTTTAATATTGAAGAGTTATTAGAAAGCTTAGATAAATTATCTAATAATAATAATCAAGGTGAATATTATTTAACAGATGTAATCGGAATTTTAAAAGAACAAGGAAAGAAAGTTGGAGCTGTAGTTATAGATTATGAAGAAACTATAGGTGTAAACTCAAGAGTTCAACTTGCAGAAGCAGAACAAATTTTAAGAAATAGAATAAATTTAAGACATATGACTAATGGAGTAACTTTAATAGATCCATCAAGCACCTATATAGGTGATGATGTAATAATAGGAAAAGATACTATAATCTATCCTGGAAATGTAATAGAAGGAAATACTATTATAGGCGAAAGAGTAATGTTATATCCAAATTCAAGAATAAAAGATAGTCAAATAGATGAAGAGGTTGAAGTACAATCATCAGTTATCCTTGATAGTAAGATTGGAGCAAATACTACAGTAGGTCCATTTGCTTATATAAGACCAGAATCAGTTATAGGTAAGAGTGCAAGAATTGGAGACTTTGTAGAAATTAAAAAATCAACAATTGGAGATAATACTAAAGTGTCACATTTAACATATATAGGAGATGCAGAAGTTGGATCAGCTTGTAATTTTGGATGTGGAACTGTAGTTGTAAATTATGATGGAAAAGATAAATATAAAACTATAATTGGAGATAATAGCTTTATTGGTTGCAATACTAATTTAGTTTCACCAGTTAAGGTTGGAGATAATACGTATATAGCAGCAGGATCAACTATTACTAATGAAGTAAAAGAAGGCGATCTTGCTATAGCTAGAGCAAAACAAAGAAACATTGAAGGATGGGTAGCAAGAAGAGGTCTTACTAACAAATAG
- the spoVG gene encoding septation regulator SpoVG — translation MTITDVRIRKIAAEGKMKAIVSVTFDNEFVVHDIKVIEGQNGLFIAMPSRKTPDGEFKDIAHPINTDTREKIQSSILAAYEKALLEDDSENVSE, via the coding sequence GTGACAATTACAGACGTTAGGATTAGAAAGATAGCAGCAGAAGGAAAAATGAAAGCTATCGTTTCGGTGACATTTGACAATGAATTCGTGGTTCATGACATTAAAGTAATCGAAGGACAAAATGGGTTATTTATAGCAATGCCAAGTAGAAAAACACCAGATGGTGAGTTTAAAGATATTGCGCATCCTATAAATACTGATACTAGGGAAAAAATTCAATCTTCAATTTTAGCTGCATATGAAAAAGCTTTATTAGAAGATGATTCAGAAAATGTATCTGAATAA
- the purR gene encoding pur operon repressor, with product MEKLSRNSRVVAITKILMENPNKVIGLNNFSDLLNAAKSTISEDIVIVREVLEKLEMGKVETIAGAAGGIKYIPGIGHNESSKFAKELCTLLRDEIRIVPGNFIYMTDVMYNPQIISRAGVILSSFFKATEVDYVVTVETKGIPLAYEVARNLGIQLVIIRRDSKITEGSTVTINYVSGTSGRIQQMSLSKKSMKPSSKCVFIDDFLRGGGTAKGIKDLLKEFDSELVATGVLVDNVGISKKKVEDYISIVELKHIDEDDKLEVNPSEIMK from the coding sequence GTGGAAAAGTTAAGTAGAAATAGTAGAGTTGTAGCGATTACAAAAATTCTAATGGAAAACCCGAATAAGGTTATTGGCTTAAATAATTTTTCGGATTTATTAAATGCGGCAAAATCAACAATAAGTGAAGATATAGTTATAGTTAGAGAAGTTTTAGAAAAATTAGAAATGGGAAAAGTGGAAACAATTGCAGGTGCAGCAGGAGGAATAAAATATATTCCAGGTATAGGGCATAATGAAAGCTCTAAGTTTGCTAAAGAACTATGTACTTTGTTAAGAGATGAAATAAGAATAGTTCCTGGGAACTTTATATATATGACAGATGTAATGTATAATCCTCAAATAATAAGTAGAGCAGGAGTTATATTATCTTCCTTTTTTAAAGCTACAGAAGTTGACTATGTAGTAACTGTAGAAACAAAAGGAATACCTTTAGCTTATGAAGTAGCAAGAAATTTAGGGATTCAATTAGTTATAATAAGAAGAGATAGTAAAATCACAGAAGGCTCAACAGTAACAATAAATTATGTTTCTGGAACAAGTGGTAGGATTCAACAAATGTCTCTTTCTAAAAAATCAATGAAGCCATCAAGTAAGTGTGTATTTATTGATGATTTTTTAAGAGGTGGTGGAACTGCTAAGGGAATTAAGGATTTATTAAAAGAGTTTGATAGTGAATTAGTTGCTACTGGAGTTTTAGTAGATAATGTTGGTATAAGTAAAAAAAAGGTAGAAGATTACATTTCTATAGTAGAGCTTAAGCATATAGATGAGGATGATAAATTAGAAGTAAATCCTTCTGAAATTATGAAATAA
- the murC gene encoding UDP-N-acetylmuramate--L-alanine ligase translates to MSFDFNKDINKKVHFIGIGGVSMSGLAAVLLNNGFKVSGSDFKESTVTNKLKTSGAEIYIGHKSENLKNVDLVVYTAAIPSDNPEIIEAKKQNIDLMTRAEFLGLIMKGHKFNVAVAGTHGKTTCTSMLSHVTLKADLDPTILVGGDLDIINGNFKIGKSEYFITEACEYKESFLKFYPYIGIILNIDADHLDYYKDINHIKATFEKFANLIPETGYLIGYAEDEKVFDILNKCKCNTLSYGINYGDVTAKNITYNNKGCASFTVCKDSKELFNVTLSTTGTHNILNALSTICVGLIFDLPYKDIIEGLAECKGAHKRFEYKGEFNGATIIDDYAHHPVEIKATLNTAQLIPHKKIYTIFQPHTYTRTKTLFNEFTESFFETDELLLMDIYAAREKDTGLVSSDELGNALRSKGVNCKNVHSHNEAFEYIKNNVSKDDLVLTVGAGDVVKVAELLLK, encoded by the coding sequence TTGTCTTTCGATTTTAATAAAGATATTAATAAAAAGGTTCACTTCATCGGTATTGGTGGAGTTAGCATGAGTGGCCTTGCTGCTGTTTTGTTAAATAACGGTTTTAAAGTTTCTGGTTCTGACTTCAAAGAGTCTACTGTTACCAATAAATTAAAAACTTCTGGAGCTGAAATATACATAGGACATAAAAGTGAAAACTTAAAAAACGTTGATCTTGTCGTATATACTGCTGCTATTCCTTCAGATAATCCTGAAATAATAGAAGCTAAAAAACAAAATATAGATCTTATGACTAGAGCTGAGTTCTTAGGATTAATAATGAAAGGGCATAAATTTAATGTTGCTGTTGCTGGAACACACGGAAAAACTACTTGCACTTCTATGCTTTCTCATGTAACTTTAAAAGCAGATTTAGATCCTACAATATTAGTAGGTGGAGATCTTGATATTATAAATGGTAACTTTAAAATAGGTAAAAGTGAATACTTTATAACTGAAGCCTGTGAATATAAAGAGTCATTTTTAAAATTCTACCCTTATATAGGTATAATATTAAATATCGATGCAGATCATCTTGATTACTATAAAGATATAAATCATATTAAAGCTACTTTTGAAAAGTTTGCTAATCTAATTCCTGAAACTGGCTACTTAATAGGATATGCTGAGGATGAAAAAGTTTTTGATATTTTAAATAAATGCAAATGTAACACTTTAAGCTATGGAATTAATTATGGAGATGTTACTGCTAAGAATATTACCTATAATAATAAAGGGTGTGCTTCTTTTACAGTTTGTAAGGATTCAAAAGAATTATTTAATGTTACGTTAAGTACAACTGGTACGCATAATATCTTAAACGCTTTATCAACAATTTGTGTAGGTCTAATTTTTGATCTTCCATATAAAGATATAATAGAAGGACTAGCTGAATGCAAAGGAGCTCATAAACGTTTTGAATATAAAGGTGAATTTAATGGAGCTACTATTATAGATGATTATGCACATCATCCTGTTGAAATTAAAGCTACATTAAATACAGCTCAATTAATACCTCATAAAAAGATTTATACAATATTCCAACCTCATACTTATACAAGAACTAAAACTTTATTTAATGAATTTACAGAATCATTCTTCGAAACTGATGAACTTCTATTAATGGATATTTATGCAGCTAGAGAAAAGGATACTGGTCTTGTAAGTTCTGATGAATTAGGAAATGCATTAAGATCTAAAGGCGTAAACTGTAAAAATGTTCACAGCCATAATGAGGCCTTTGAATATATTAAAAATAACGTTTCAAAAGATGATTTAGTTTTAACAGTAGGCGCTGGAGATGTTGTTAAAGTAGCTGAATTACTACTAAAATAA